The proteins below are encoded in one region of Plutella xylostella chromosome Z, ilPluXylo3.1, whole genome shotgun sequence:
- the LOC125491267 gene encoding uncharacterized protein LOC125491267 codes for MTSMHTNVEEDIEEPHNDVYVASHFTSKKEMVLLATALIPVKSNNGTTTLLRALIDPGSQASFISERATQILKLKRTPSYGNVTGVGSTQTTISHAVQLQILSRHNQEFCLDINAYVLSTQLTSKLPSKSLTKKQWPHLEKLNLADPNYHTPGHIDMLLGVEVYQEIVKNNLVKGPPGTPTAQETDLGWILFGSINDESSTENTIIVMHHNVNVDNMLRSMWEIDMTHKRNLTAEERKCEDIYTNTQTRTKDGRYVVKLPFKHEEPLTQIGETKSIAEKIFHQLERRFEQNTKLKQDYTQVIEEYITLNHMEEVPEKEKNDSAVYLPHHAVVREDKETTKTRVVFNASCKGSNNASLNDQLLVGP; via the coding sequence ATGACATCAATGCACACAAATGTAGAAGAAGATATAGAAGAACCACACAATGACGTTTATGTTGCATCACACTTCACCTCGAAGAAAGAAATGGTACTCTTAGCCACTGCTTTGATTCCTGTAAAGAGCAACAATGGAACTACAACATTACTGAGAGCACTGATCGATCCAGGATCTCAAGCATCATTTATAAGCGAGAGAGCCACACAAATATTGAAGCTTAAGAGAACTCCATCATATGGTAATGTCACAGGAGTTGGCTCAACACAAACAACAATAAGTCACGCAGTACAACTACAAATATTATCAAGACACAATCAAGAGTTTTGCCTAGACATCAATGCGTACGTGCTATCGACGCAACTAACCAGCAAGTTACCTAGCAAATCCTTGACGAAGAAACAATGGCCTCATCTAGAGAAACTCAACCTGGCTGATCCGAACTACCACACACCAGGTCACATTGATATGCTTCTAGGAGTTGAAGTGTATCAAGAGATAGTGAAGAATAACTTGGTCAAAGGCCCACCAGGAACACCAACTGCTCAAGAGACAGATCTGGGCTGGATACTATTTGGAAGTATAAATGATGAAAGCTCAACTGAAAACACCATCATTGTCATGCATCACAACGTAAATGTAGACAATATGCTAAGAAGCATGTGGGAGATAGATATGACACACAAACGCAATCTCACTGCTGAAGAAAGAAAATGTGAAGACatatatacaaatacacaAACAAGAACTAAAGACGGACGCTATGTTGTAAAGTTACCATTCAAACATGAAGAGCCACTAACACAAATTGGAGAAACTAAGAGCATAGCAGAGAAGATATTTCATCAACTAGAAAGAAgatttgaacaaaatacaAAGTTAAAACAAGACTATACACAAGTGATTGAAGAATACATAACATTAAATCATATGGAAGAGGTACCTGAAAAGGAAAAGAATGACTCGGCAGTATACTTACCTCACCATGCAGTAGTAAGAGAAGATAAAGAAACCACAAAGACGAGAGTTGTATTTAATGCATCATGTAAGGGTTCCAACAATGCATCACTGAACGATCAGCTTCTAGTAGGACCATAA
- the LOC119694811 gene encoding tubulin alpha-1 chain translates to MRECISIHAGQAGVQIGNACWELYCLEHGIQPDGQMPSDKTVGGGDDSFNTFFSETGAGKHVPRAVFIDLEPTVVDEVRTGTYRQLFHPEQLITGKEDAANNYARGHYTIGKEIVDLVLDRVRKLADQCTGLQGFLIFHSFGGGTGSGFASLLMERLSVDYGKKSKLEFAIYPAPQISTAVVEPYNSILTTHTTLEHSDCAFMVDNEAIYDICRRNLDIERPTYTNLNRLIGQIVSSITASLRFDGALNVDLTEFQTNLVPYPRIHFPLVTYAPVISAEKAYHEQLSVAEITNACFEPANQMVKCDPRHGKYMACCMLYRGDVVPKDVNAAIGTIKTKRTIQFVDWCPTGFKVGINYQPPTVVPGGDLAKVQRAVCMLSNTTAIAEAWSRLNHKFDLMYAKRAFVHWYVGEGMEEGEFSEAREDLAALEKDYEEVGMDSGEGEGEGGEEY, encoded by the coding sequence ATGCGCGAGTGCATATCGATCCACGCGGGGCAGGCGGGCGTGCAGATCGGCAACGCGTGCTGGGAGTTGTACTGCCTCGAGCACGGCATCCAGCCCGACGGCCAGATGCCCAGCGACAAGACGGTGGGCGGCGGCGACGACTCGTTCAACACGTTCTTCAGCGAGACTGGCGCGGGCAAGCACGTGCCGCGCGCCGTGTTTATCGACCTCGAGCCCACCGTGGTGGACGAGGTGCGCACGGGCACGTACCGCCAGCTGTTCCACCCCGAGCAGCTCATCACCGGCAAGGAGGACGCGGCCAACAACTACGCGCGCGGACACTACACCATCGGCAAGGAGATCGTGGACCTGGTCCTGGACCGGGTCCGCAAGCTGGCCGACCAGTGCACGGGCCTGCAGGGCTTCCTCATCTTCCACTCGTTCGGCGGCGGCACCGGCTCCGGCTTCGCGTCGCTGCTCATGGAGCGCCTCTCCGTCGACTACGGCAAGAAGTCGAAGCTGGAGTTCGCCATCTACCCGGCGCCGCAGATCTCCACGGCCGTGGTGGAGCCCTACAACTCGATCCTCACGACGCACACGACGCTGGAACACTCGGACTGCGCCTTCATGGTGGACAACGAGGCCATCTACGACATCTGCCGGCGGAACCTGGACATCGAGCGGCCCACGTACACCAACCTGAACCGGCTCATCGGCCAGATCGTGTCCTCCATCACGGCGTCGCTGCGCTTCGACGGCGCGCTCAACGTGGACCTGACGGAGTTCCAGACGAACCTCGTGCCCTACCCGCGCATCCACTTCCCGCTGGTGACGTACGCGCCCGTCATCTCGGCCGAGAAGGCGTACCACGAGCAGCTGTCGGTGGCCGAGATCACCAACGCGTGCTTCGAGCCCGCCAATCAGATGGTGAAGTGCGACCCGCGCCACGGCAAGTACATGGCATGCTGCATGCTGTACCGCGGGGACGTGGTGCCCAAGGACGTGAACGCGGCCATCGGGACGATCAAGACGAAGCGGACGATCCAGTTCGTGGACTGGTGCCCGACGGGGTTCAAGGTGGGCATCAACTACCAGCCGCCGACGGTGGTGCCGGGCGGGGACCTGGCCAAGGTGCAGCGCGCGGTGTGCATGCTGTCCAACACGACGGCCATCGCCGAGGCGTGGTCGCGGCTGAACCACAAGTTCGACCTGATGTACGCGAAGCGCGCCTTCGTGCACTGGTACGTGGGCGAGGGCATGGAGGAGGGCGAGTTCTCGGAGGCGCGCGAGGACCTGGCGGCGCTGGAGAAGGACTACGAGGAGGTCGGCATGGACTCCGGCGAGGGCGAGGGCGAGGGAGGGGAGGAGTACTAG